One window of the Camelina sativa cultivar DH55 chromosome 1, Cs, whole genome shotgun sequence genome contains the following:
- the LOC109125086 gene encoding BTB/POZ and MATH domain-containing protein 6-like, giving the protein MIMKSYYKETLCVVSLFSCLFITSSFAGPPVPNQLENDSQKLIPTQISSRDSKVSLSSTVKGLRERPPSSYSLKFESFNTLMKSIYTDSYQSRPFRVGRYNWTLVVYPKGNKNDNGTGYISLYVVLDNSTLTSPREEVHADLRFYIFNKKQKKYFTFQDTDVWRFSAIKTMWGFSKVLPLTTFNN; this is encoded by the exons ATGATCATGAAGAGTTACTACAAAGAAACCTTATGTgttgtttctctcttctcttgtcttTTCATCACCTCTTCTTTTGCAGGACCGCCAGTCCCAAACCAGTTGGAGAATGATTCTCAGAAACTTATCCCCACTCAGATTTCATCACGTGATAGTAAGGTCTCATTATCGAGCACGGTGAAGGGTCTGAGAGAACGTCCTCCATCGTCTTATTCTCTCAAGTTTGAGTCTTTCAACACACTCATGAAGTCTATTTACACCGACAGTTATCAATCTCGTCCTTTTAGGGTCGGTAGATACAATTG gACGCTTGTCGTGTACCCAAAGGGGAATAAGAATGATAACGGTACAGGTTACATTTCGCTATACGTCGTCTTAGACAACTCAACTCTCACTTCTCCACGTGAAGAGGTTCATGCAGATCTCAGATTTTACATCTTcaacaagaaacagaagaagtacTTTACGTTCCAAG ATACTGATGTATGGCGATTCAGCGCAATCAAAACCATGTGGGGATTTTCTAAGGTTCTTCCTCTGACTACGTTTAACAAC
- the LOC104785350 gene encoding reactive Intermediate Deaminase A, chloroplastic, whose translation MTWAVFKSINSPSLDLSTALRSTRTPLVAAGVGCATFAGVSLFRMSSKSPPFASLSVSASSAKKEVVTTDKAPAALGPYSQAIKANNLVFVSGVLGLVPETGKFVSDSVEDQTEQLLKNMGEILKAGGANYSSVVKTTIMLADLGDFKKVNEIYAKYFPAPSPARSTYQVAALPLNAKIEIECIATL comes from the exons ATGACTTGGGCAGTCTTCAAATCCATAAACTCACCATCACTCGACCTCTCCACCGCACTTCGCTCCACTCGTACCCCATTGGTCGCTGCTGGTGTTGGCTGCGCAACATTCGCTGGTGTTTCTCTCTTCAGAATGTCTTCCAAGTCTCCTCCTTTCGCTTCCCTCAGTGTCTCTGCTTCTTCTG cTAAGAAGGAAGTTGTGACTACAGATAAAGCACCAGCTGCTTTAGGACCATACTCTCAGGCTATTAAAGCCAATAATCTTGTTTTCGTTTCTGGTGTTCTTGGACTCGTACCTGAG ACTGGAAAGTTTGTTTCAGACAGCGTTGAAGATCAGACTGAGCAG CTACTCAAAAACATGGGAGAGATACTGAAAGCTGGTGGTGCTAATTATTCCTCGGTGGTGAAGACAACAATCAT GCTGGCTGATTTGGGTGACTTCAAGAAAGTAAATGAGATATATGCCAAAT ACTTCCCAGCTCCTTCTCCTGCACGATCGACATATCAAGTGGCAGCTTTGCCTCTAAACGCCAAGATTGAGATCGAATGTATTGCAACACTCTAG
- the LOC104785359 gene encoding NEP1-interacting protein-like 2 — protein MGIAKMILLKFTYGVSFWILGVIFILSRTIKRVLLGSFIFILASASVVVASIVGAIEGHTTDIGFLKGGLLGVLAGFITAVQLFGPLLHSDQPLAKIIAFDTGYMESSDFYDFDQERKGLSKSSIQNIPMFYNHSNHQTKSSCPICLQDWEEGEVGRKLERCGHRSISRDPMCPKTQCT, from the exons ATGGGCATTGCTAAGATGATTCTTCTGAAATTCACATACGGTGTTTCTTTTTGGATTCTTGGCGTGATCTTCATATTGTCAAGAACGATAAAGCGAGTTTTGTTGGGTTCATTCATCTTCATTCTTGCTTCGg CTAGTGTTGTGGTAGCCTCCATTGTAGGAGCCATTGAAGGTCACACCACCGACATTGGATTTCTTAAAGGTGGTTTGCTAGGAGTCCTGGCTGGATTTATCACCGCCGTCCAACTCTTTGGACCGCTGCTACATAGTGATCAACCTTTGGCCAAG ATAATAGCATTTGACACAGGTTACATGGAAAGTTCGGACTTCTACGATTTCGATCAAGAAAGAAAGGGATTATCAAAGAGCTCCATTCAGAATATCCCGATGTTTTACAACCattcaaatcatcaaacaaaatcaagttgTCCTATTTGCTTACAG GATTGGGAAGAAGGAGAAGTAGGAAGAAAGCTAGAGAGATGTGGTCACCGATCGATCTCTCGTGACCCAATGTGTCCAAAAACTCAATGTACCTAA
- the LOC104785368 gene encoding calcium-dependent protein kinase 9 produces the protein MGNCFAKNNGLMKPQQNVHTNRSVDVGVTNQDPPSYTPQARTTTQQPEKPGSGNSQPPPWRTAAAAPGPSPKTTKSNSILENAFEDVKLFYTLGKELGRGQFGVTYLCTENSTGKKYACKSISKKKLVTKADKDDMRREIQIMQHLSGQPNIVEFKGAYEDEKAVNLVMELCAGGELFDRIIAKGHYSERAAASVCRQIVNVVKICHFMGVLHRDLKPENFLLSSKDEKALIKATDFGLSVFIEEGKVYRDIVGSAYYVAPEVLRRRYGKEVDIWSAGIILYILLSGVPPFWAETEKGIFDAILEGHIDFESQPWPSISNSAKDLVRRMLTADPKRRISAADVLQHPWLREGGEASDKPIDSAVLSRMKQFRAMNKLKKLALKVIAENINTEEIQGLKAMFANIDTDNSGTITYEELKEGLAKLGSKLTEAEVKQLMDAADVDGNGSIDYIEFITATMHRHRLESNENLYKAFQHFDKDSSGYITIDELEAALKEYGMGDDATIKEVLSDVDSDNDGRINHEEFCAMMRSGNPQQQQPRLF, from the exons ATGGGCAATTGTTTTGCCAAGAACAATGGATTGATGAAGCCGCAGCAAAATGTGCATACCAATAGATCAGTTGACGTAGGAGTGACCAACCAAGATCCGCCGTCGTATACTCCACAGGCGAGAACCACCACTCAGCAGCCGGAGAAACCTGGTTCCGGGAATAGTCAACCACCACCGTGGAGAACGGCGGCTGCAGCACCGGGACCAAGTCCCAAGACCACAAAGAGCAATTCTATTCTAGAGAACGCTTTCGAAGATGTGAAGCTGTTCTACACATTGGGTAAAGAGCTAGGTCGAGGGCAGTTTGGGGTAACGTATCTTTGCACTGAGAACTCGACGGGGAAGAAGTACGCTTGCAAATCGAtctcgaagaagaagcttgTGACGAAAGCTGATAAGGATGATATGAGGAGAGAGATTCAGATAATGCAGCATTTGAGTGGCCAGCCTAATATTGTGGAGTTTAAAGGAGCTTATGAGGATGAGAAAGCTGTGAATCTGGTTATGGAGCTTTGTGCAGGTGGTGAATTGTTTGATAGAATCATAGCTAAGGGACATTACAGTGAGAGAGCTGCTGCTTCTGTCTGTAGACAGATTGTGAATGTTGTCAAGATTTGTCATTTCATGGGTGTGTTGCATAGAGACTTGAAGCCTGAGAATTTCTTGCTTTCTAGCAAAGATGAGAAGGCTTTGATCAAGGCTACTGATTTCGGCCTGTCTGTCTTCATTGAAGAGG GAAaagtatatagagatattgTTGGCAGTGCATACTATGTTGCTCCTGAAGTCTTACGTCGTAGATACGGGAAAGAAGTTGATATCTGGAGTGCTGGAATCATATTATACATTCTACTCAGTGGTGTGCCCCCATTTTGGGCTG AAACCGAGAAAGGTATATTTGATGCTATATTGGAAGGCCATATCGACTTTGAGAGCCAACCATGGCCGTCAATCTCCAACAGTGCCAAGGATTTGGTGCGTAGAATGTTGACTGCGGATCCAAAACGGCGGATTTCTGCCGCTGATGTTCTTC AGCATCCATGGCTTAGAGAAGGTGGAGAAGCATCAGACAAGCCAATTGACAGTGCTGTTCTCTCAAGGATGAAACAATTTAGAGCAATGAATAAGCTAAAGAAACTTGCTTTAAAG GTCATAGCGGAGAATATTAACACGGAAGAAATCCAAGGATTGAAGGCAATGTTTGCTAACATAGACACAGACAACAGTGGCACAATCACATATGAAGAACTGAAAGAAGGACTAGCCAAACTGGGATCAAAACTCACAGAGGCAGAAGTGAAGCAGCTCATGGATGCT GCTGATGTTGATGGGAATGGATCAATCGACTACATCGAGTTTATCACTGCAACTATGCATAGACACAGGCTTGAAAGTAATGAGAATCTCTACAAAGCCTTCCAGCATTTTGACAAAGACAGCAGCGG ATACATTACAATCGATGAACTGGAAGCCGCATTGAAGGAATATGGAATGGGGGATGATGCAACAATCAAAGAGGTTCTCTCAGATGTTGACTCGGATAAT GATGGTAGAATCAACCATGAAGAGTTTTGCGCCATGATGAGAAGTGGAaatccacaacaacaacaaccgcgGCTGTTCTAG
- the LOC104785381 gene encoding ribonuclease 3-like protein 2, with translation MDHFFSPEYNFPAITPCNLSNPLPPSSSSTPPSLDTHRFYNNALSPSVPPPSVPVSPEMESMEAVEKILNYKFRNKSLLKEALTHTSCTDHPSYERLEFVGDSAIGLAISNYLYLTYPSLEPHELSLLRAANVSTEKLARVALNHGLYRFLRRNAPSLDEKVKEFSDAVGKEDDFSVAHGGLVKAPKVLADLLESLAGAVYVDINFDLQRLWVIFRGLLEPIVTLDDLQKQPQPVSMLFMLCHKHKKRIDIKNSKDGNNSIADIYLDDKFLASGRAENKDIARLIAGKEALRQLSEVLPVEMVIDEDSVQIEFKHAKTKLNEICLKKKWPKPIYSVEEERSSVKGKRFVCSAKIKIPTEENTLYMKGDEQSKIKKAESSAAYHMITALRKSHYL, from the exons ATGGATCACTTTTTCTCACCGGAGTACAATTTCCCGGCGATCACTCCCTGTAACTTATCTAATCCACTTccaccatcatcatcgtctACGCCACCTTCACTCGATACCCACCGTTTCTACAATAATGCTCTTTCCCCATCCGTACCACCACCAAGCGTTCCTGTTTCGCCGGAGATGGAGTCTATGGAAGCAGTGGAGAAGATTCTCAACTATAAATTCAGGAACAAGAGTCTTCTCAAGGAAGCGCTTACTCACACCTCTTGTACGGACCATCCTTCTTACGAGCGGCTTGAGTTCGTAGGCGATAGTGCTATTGGTCTAGCTATCTCGAATTACTTATACTTAACGTACCCTAGCCTTGAGCCACACGAGTTGTCTCTGTTGAGAGCAGCTAATGTTAGTACTGAGAAACTCGCTCGTGTCGCTCTTAATCATGGTCTCTATCGATTTCTCCGACGCAATGCTCCTTCCTTAGATGAAAAG GTTAAAGAGTTCTCAGATGCGGTGGGGAAAGAAGATGACTTTTCAGTGGCACATGGTGGGTTAGTCAAGGCCCCAAAAGTTCTTGCTGACCTTTTGGAGTCTCTAGCTGGAGCTGTTTATGTTGATATCAATTTTGATCTACAAAGGCTCTGGGTG ATCTTTAGGGGTCTTTTGGAACCAATAGTAACACTTGACGATTTGCAGAAGCAACCTCAACCTGTGTCTATGCTTTTTATGTTATGTCACAAACATAAGAAGCGAATCGACATTAAGAACTCGAAAGATGGCAATAACAGTATTGCTGATATATATCTTGATGATAAATTTTTGGCTTCTGGGAGAGCTGAGAATAAAGATATCGCAAGGCTGATCGCTGGTAAGGAAGCGTTACGCCAGTTGTCAGAAGTACTTCCCGTTGAGATGGTTATTGATGAGGATAGTGTACAAATTGAGTTTAAACATGCGAAAACAAAGTTGAATGAGATTTGCTTAAAGAAAAAGTGGCCTAAACCGATCTACAG CGTTGAGGAAGAGAGAAGCTCGGTAAAAGGAAAGAGATTTGTTTGCTCAGCTAAGATTAAGATCCCAACAGAAGAAAATACATTATACATGAAGGGAGATGAACAATCCAAGATCAAGAAAGCAGAAAGCTCCGCCGCTTACCACATGATTACAGCCTTGAGAAAATCACATTATCTCTAA